Genomic window (Thomasclavelia spiroformis DSM 1552):
AATTTATCAGTTCCCCATAAATAATTCATAATTTCATCTCTGCTAACTATTTTTCCTTGATTCATGAACAAAAAATAAAATATACTCATTTCATTTTTACTTAGTAACAATTCAATATTATCTTTTTTTAAAATACTCTTAGATAAATTAATATTAACTCCATGATAAACTAAATTATTATCAATTTTATTTAATCTTTTAAAAATTGCTTCAATATGCAATAGTAAAATAGTTGGATTATATGGTTTGGTAATATAATCATCAGCACCATAACTCATCGCTAATATTTCATCAATTTCACTATCTTTACTTGTAACCATAATTATTGGTACATTAGAGTTTTTTCT
Coding sequences:
- a CDS encoding winged helix-turn-helix domain-containing protein, whose translation is MIKINPDLILLDIKLPYLNGQQLLKQIRKNSNVPIIMVTSKDSEIDEILAMSYGADDYITKPYNPTILLLHIEAIFKRLNKIDNNLVYHGVNINLSKSILKKDNIELLLSKNEMSIFYFLFMNQGKIVSRDEIMNYLWGTDKFIDDNTLTVNMTRLKKKLVQIGLINVIETRRDQGYILI